A genomic window from Desulfovibrio porci includes:
- a CDS encoding CBS and ACT domain-containing protein has protein sequence MLILDWMKSNVISVPPDTSLLHCRKLFKEHQISRLPVVDADKVVVGLISASDIKEFSPQRTTGLEILEVLDMLGETKAKQLMTVDPATINYKGTVEQAATKMIERRVACLPVVNDEEKLVGILTEWDIFKALVSISGAAMPTGVEMAFKLENRRGTLREILDRLKEYGVRISTVLSIISDDGMRQVKIRFWSEDTAAEDKALEELKNHAGLRYWARNGEVYLRDKPNFAL, from the coding sequence ATGTTGATACTCGACTGGATGAAATCCAATGTGATCTCCGTGCCGCCGGATACCTCCCTGCTGCACTGCCGGAAGCTGTTCAAGGAGCACCAGATCAGCCGTCTGCCCGTGGTGGACGCGGACAAGGTGGTGGTGGGCCTGATTTCCGCCTCGGACATCAAGGAGTTTTCGCCGCAGCGCACCACGGGTCTTGAGATCCTGGAAGTGCTCGACATGCTCGGCGAAACCAAGGCCAAGCAGCTTATGACCGTGGACCCGGCGACCATCAATTACAAGGGCACGGTGGAGCAGGCCGCCACAAAAATGATTGAAAGGCGCGTGGCCTGCCTGCCGGTGGTCAACGATGAAGAAAAACTGGTGGGCATTCTCACCGAATGGGACATCTTCAAGGCCCTGGTCAGCATCAGCGGGGCCGCCATGCCCACGGGCGTGGAGATGGCCTTCAAGCTGGAGAACAGGCGCGGCACCCTGCGCGAGATTCTGGACCGGCTCAAGGAATACGGCGTGCGTATCTCCACGGTGCTGTCCATTATTTCCGACGACGGCATGCGCCAGGTGAAGATCCGCTTCTGGTCCGAGGACACTGCGGCGGAGGACAAGGCTCTGGAAGAGCTCAAAAACCATGCCGGGCTGCGCTACTGGGCCCGTAACGGCGAGGTTTACCTGCGCGACAAGCCGAACTTCGCGCTTTGA
- a CDS encoding sigma-54 interaction domain-containing protein encodes MSPFTKNSEVTSLILDSLPMGVLFCDMDGVIRFVNKAYADLLGQRPEELLGRDITEIIPHSRARVVLRDGRAEMGELCQLGPGNALPVIVNRIPVRDGQGRLAGMVSQAIFNDPEELKKLSSKIDHLGHTLNQYKRRIKASLSPQYSLRSILGESAPMRRLKQQVQSYAQLDAPVLILGATGAGKELFAHALHAESPRAEGPLVSINCAAIPKDLFESELFGYARGAFSGAHQDGKIGQIELADKGTLFLDEIGEMPPEIQAKLLRVLESRSICRVGSVNARNVDFRLVAATNRNISAMLSAGSFREDLYYRINTFVLEIPPLRDRADDILPIARYVLSRMGLEHLTFSPEAEAAMLAFSWPGNVRQLHNAVVHAATMRHGDLIEVDDFPPDTLPSADLPLRTVAAGDLSDIMADTEAVVIRKVLAEQGGNVSRTARTLHIARATLYEKLRKYGISRR; translated from the coding sequence ATGTCCCCTTTCACAAAAAACAGCGAGGTCACCTCTCTCATTCTGGACAGCCTGCCCATGGGCGTGCTGTTTTGCGATATGGACGGCGTCATCCGCTTTGTGAACAAGGCCTATGCCGATCTGCTGGGCCAGAGGCCCGAAGAACTGCTGGGACGCGACATCACCGAGATCATCCCCCACTCGCGCGCGCGCGTCGTGCTGCGCGACGGCCGGGCCGAAATGGGCGAACTCTGCCAGCTCGGACCGGGCAACGCCCTGCCCGTGATAGTCAACCGGATTCCGGTGCGCGACGGCCAGGGGCGGCTGGCGGGTATGGTCTCGCAAGCCATTTTCAACGATCCTGAGGAGCTGAAAAAACTCTCCTCCAAGATCGACCATCTGGGGCACACCCTTAATCAGTATAAACGCCGGATCAAGGCCAGCCTGTCGCCGCAGTACAGCCTGCGCAGCATTCTGGGCGAAAGCGCGCCCATGCGCCGCCTCAAGCAGCAGGTGCAGAGCTACGCCCAACTGGACGCGCCGGTGCTGATTCTGGGAGCCACGGGCGCGGGCAAGGAGCTGTTCGCCCACGCCCTGCACGCCGAAAGCCCGCGCGCCGAGGGCCCGCTGGTCAGCATCAACTGCGCGGCCATCCCCAAGGATCTCTTTGAATCCGAACTCTTCGGCTATGCGCGCGGCGCGTTTTCCGGCGCGCATCAGGACGGCAAGATCGGCCAGATCGAACTGGCCGACAAAGGCACCCTCTTCCTGGACGAAATCGGAGAAATGCCGCCCGAAATACAGGCCAAGCTGTTGCGCGTGCTGGAAAGCCGCAGCATCTGCCGGGTGGGTTCGGTCAACGCCCGTAATGTGGACTTCCGTCTGGTGGCGGCCACCAACCGGAATATCTCGGCCATGCTCAGCGCGGGCTCCTTTCGCGAGGATCTCTACTACCGCATCAACACCTTTGTGCTGGAAATCCCGCCGCTGCGCGACCGTGCGGACGACATCCTGCCCATCGCCCGCTACGTACTCTCACGCATGGGGCTGGAACATCTGACCTTTTCGCCGGAAGCCGAGGCGGCCATGCTGGCCTTTTCCTGGCCGGGCAACGTGCGGCAGCTGCACAACGCCGTGGTCCACGCGGCCACCATGCGCCACGGCGACTTGATCGAGGTGGACGACTTTCCGCCGGACACCCTGCCCAGCGCGGATCTGCCCCTGCGCACCGTGGCCGCCGGGGATCTTTCCGACATCATGGCCGACACCGAGGCCGTGGTCATCCGCAAGGTGCTGGCCGAACAGGGCGGCAACGTCTCGCGCACGGCGCGCACGCTGCATATCGCGCGCGCCACACTCTACGAAAAACTGCGCAAGTACGGCATCAGCCGCCGCTGA
- a CDS encoding GGDEF domain-containing protein has product MKTDSSGTPLSTAERKIPLSVTLAILATAISIFGVFYSQMTKGVSHMVLERSGAIFSYVTNRIPPRSLLELNSAADEDHLLYVQVQALLKSVRQLTAVRYLYTAKLNDEGKAVYVVDGLDPEAEDFRHIGDLIEPEVLPLLTRCLQGHSAHAAKVLYTEWGDVLPACEPIRQDGRTVGAIVMEFDAGLIGGSIRKAMSISLLISCVLVALFIFVTTWLLRRLSVPLYRKLAYTDLLTGINNRNAFELDTKRLQRSEQQDLTVLTCDLNMLKNVNDQRGHAAGDEYIISLARLLVERFRDRGETYRIGGDEFATLLRNADVDALRAEMDELHAQALKIQVAGFPLFFAYGIASFDPACDADVHDTMTRADAQMYAHKRALKQKGKREAALSPEQSF; this is encoded by the coding sequence ATGAAAACGGATTCCAGCGGCACTCCGCTGTCCACCGCGGAAAGAAAAATCCCGCTCAGCGTCACCCTGGCCATCCTGGCCACGGCGATCTCTATTTTCGGCGTCTTTTATTCCCAGATGACCAAGGGCGTCAGCCACATGGTGCTGGAGCGCTCGGGCGCCATTTTCTCCTATGTGACCAACAGAATTCCGCCGCGCAGCCTGCTGGAGCTCAACAGCGCGGCGGATGAGGACCACCTCCTGTACGTGCAGGTTCAGGCCCTGCTCAAAAGCGTGCGGCAGCTCACGGCGGTGCGCTATCTCTACACGGCCAAGCTCAATGACGAGGGCAAAGCCGTTTACGTGGTGGACGGCCTTGATCCGGAGGCTGAAGACTTCCGCCATATCGGGGATCTCATCGAGCCCGAGGTGTTGCCCCTGCTGACGCGCTGCCTTCAGGGCCATTCCGCGCACGCCGCCAAGGTGCTGTATACGGAGTGGGGCGACGTGCTTCCGGCCTGCGAGCCCATCCGGCAGGACGGCCGCACGGTTGGGGCCATTGTCATGGAATTTGACGCAGGCCTCATTGGCGGGAGCATCCGCAAGGCCATGTCCATCAGCCTGCTCATTTCCTGCGTTCTGGTGGCGCTGTTCATTTTCGTCACTACCTGGCTGCTGCGTCGCCTTTCCGTGCCCCTGTATCGCAAGCTGGCCTATACCGACCTGCTGACCGGCATCAACAATCGCAATGCGTTTGAACTGGATACCAAACGCCTTCAGCGCAGCGAGCAGCAGGATCTGACCGTGCTGACCTGCGACCTGAACATGCTCAAAAACGTTAATGACCAGCGCGGCCATGCCGCGGGCGACGAATATATCATCAGCCTCGCGCGTCTGCTGGTGGAGCGGTTCAGGGACCGGGGCGAAACCTACCGGATCGGCGGCGACGAGTTCGCCACCCTGCTGCGAAATGCGGATGTGGACGCCCTGCGGGCTGAAATGGATGAACTGCACGCACAGGCTCTGAAAATTCAAGTGGCCGGGTTTCCGCTTTTTTTCGCCTACGGCATCGCCAGTTTTGACCCGGCGTGCGACGCCGACGTGCATGACACCATGACCCGCGCGGACGCTCAGATGTATGCCCACAAGCGCGCGTTGAAGCAAAAAGGGAAAAGGGAAGCGGCGCTGTCGCCGGAACAGAGTTTCTGA
- a CDS encoding pyridoxal phosphate-dependent aminotransferase: MQISDRLRSIKPSLTLSVNSRALELKAQGVDVTSLAVGEPDFPTPKHICDAAKAAIDANFCRYTAVPGIPELRKAAGGYFQRTYGVSVPMESIIIGAGGKHCLYNFMQATINPGDEVLIPAPYWLSYPDMVELAGGVPVTVHAGPERNFKVTPLMLEEKTTDKTRLLILNSPSNPTGAVYSDREFMQIMRWALARNIFVLADEIYDQLVFPPARMTSAITWFEHCSELVAVLNGLSKSYAMTGWRVGFLAAHPDLIKKISSMQGHSTSSICSVSQKAALAALEGPMDCVAEMRAAFMRRRDLALKIIGSWPWAICPKPDGAFYLFVDVHQCYGDRVHNSTELCTYLLDKAHVALVPGVAFGDDNCIRFSYAVADDVLADALARVGEVLDELATEARR; the protein is encoded by the coding sequence ATGCAGATTTCCGACCGCTTGCGCAGCATCAAACCTTCTCTGACTCTCAGTGTCAACAGCCGGGCCCTGGAACTCAAAGCTCAGGGTGTGGACGTGACCAGCCTGGCCGTGGGCGAGCCGGATTTTCCCACGCCCAAACATATCTGCGACGCGGCCAAAGCTGCCATTGACGCCAATTTCTGCCGTTACACCGCCGTGCCTGGCATTCCGGAACTGCGCAAGGCCGCGGGCGGCTATTTCCAGCGGACCTACGGCGTATCCGTGCCCATGGAATCCATCATCATTGGCGCGGGCGGCAAACACTGTCTCTACAATTTTATGCAGGCCACCATCAACCCCGGCGACGAGGTGCTGATCCCCGCGCCTTACTGGCTGAGCTATCCCGACATGGTCGAACTGGCGGGCGGCGTGCCTGTGACCGTGCATGCCGGGCCCGAACGCAACTTCAAGGTCACGCCCCTCATGCTTGAGGAGAAGACCACGGATAAAACCCGGCTGCTGATCCTTAATTCCCCCAGCAATCCCACGGGCGCGGTTTATTCAGACCGGGAATTCATGCAGATTATGCGTTGGGCCCTGGCGCGGAATATTTTTGTATTGGCGGACGAAATTTACGATCAACTGGTCTTCCCGCCCGCGCGGATGACCAGCGCCATCACCTGGTTCGAGCACTGCTCCGAACTGGTGGCCGTGCTCAACGGCCTGTCCAAAAGCTACGCCATGACCGGCTGGCGCGTGGGCTTCCTGGCCGCGCACCCGGATCTGATCAAAAAAATCTCCTCCATGCAGGGACACAGCACCTCCAGCATCTGTTCCGTGTCCCAGAAGGCCGCCCTGGCAGCGCTGGAAGGCCCCATGGACTGTGTGGCCGAGATGCGTGCGGCCTTCATGCGCCGCCGCGATCTGGCCCTGAAGATCATCGGAAGCTGGCCGTGGGCTATCTGCCCCAAACCCGACGGGGCCTTCTACCTCTTTGTGGACGTGCATCAGTGCTACGGCGACCGGGTGCATAATTCCACGGAATTGTGCACCTACCTGCTGGACAAGGCCCATGTGGCTCTGGTGCCGGGAGTGGCCTTCGGCGACGACAACTGCATTCGCTTCTCCTACGCTGTGGCGGACGATGTGCTGGCCGACGCGTTGGCCCGCGTGGGCGAAGTTCTGGACGAACTGGCGACGGAAGCCCGGCGCTGA
- the sfsA gene encoding DNA/RNA nuclease SfsA, giving the protein MCETSEDTVAAGPEKPLLPLPPGCVTGAFVQRRKRFSVELLLNGASVWVHSNNSGSMLGLTRPGAPVLASPATNPARKLKYTQECVWLTESAVPSGPADSGPEHGRGFWVGVNTSVPNRMLEAAFRAGRLDFAAGYATLAREAKRGQSRLDGLFTGPDLPPLWVECKNVTMVEDDAACFPDAASERGQKHLRELMDIVRSGERAAMFYLVQRPDGHCFAPADFIDPVYAELFYEATACGVEIYPYRAAISPRGVDLGGLLPVRDVSKGRNGNFSRW; this is encoded by the coding sequence ATGTGTGAAACCTCTGAAGACACGGTGGCGGCCGGGCCGGAGAAGCCGCTGCTGCCGTTGCCGCCGGGCTGTGTGACCGGCGCTTTTGTACAACGGCGCAAGCGCTTCAGCGTGGAGCTGCTTCTGAACGGCGCATCGGTCTGGGTGCACAGCAACAATTCGGGCAGCATGCTGGGTCTGACCCGGCCCGGCGCGCCGGTGCTGGCCTCCCCGGCCACCAACCCTGCACGCAAGCTCAAATACACCCAGGAATGCGTCTGGCTGACGGAAAGCGCCGTGCCCAGCGGCCCGGCAGACTCCGGTCCGGAACACGGGCGAGGCTTCTGGGTGGGAGTCAACACCAGCGTGCCCAACCGTATGCTGGAGGCGGCGTTCAGGGCCGGACGGCTGGACTTCGCGGCAGGGTACGCCACTCTGGCCCGCGAGGCCAAACGCGGCCAGAGCCGCCTGGACGGCCTGTTCACCGGGCCGGACTTGCCGCCGCTCTGGGTGGAATGCAAGAACGTAACCATGGTGGAGGACGACGCGGCCTGCTTTCCGGACGCGGCCAGTGAGCGCGGCCAAAAACACTTGCGCGAGCTCATGGATATTGTTAGGTCGGGCGAGCGTGCGGCCATGTTCTACCTGGTGCAGCGCCCCGACGGACATTGCTTCGCCCCGGCGGATTTCATCGACCCGGTCTATGCGGAGCTGTTTTACGAAGCGACGGCCTGCGGGGTGGAAATATATCCTTACAGGGCCGCAATAAGCCCGCGCGGCGTGGATCTGGGCGGGCTGCTGCCGGTGCGAGATGTTTCGAAGGGTAGAAATGGAAATTTTTCTAGGTGGTAA
- a CDS encoding DapH/DapD/GlmU-related protein: MGKKLLIFGIGMFCETLISTLSAEQRRVPDVYTVDSKYCNRDMYCGKPLIPFEEIESYCNPEEYEFITAVGYAKLNHVRLEKSSVLRNKGYSSLSFVSKYARISPDIEIPEGSIIFENVVIHPFVTLGKDNIILPNNYIGHHSTIGNACYFGPNACICGKVHIGDCCFVGANATVRDFVTVGSSCIIGAGSVLMRNLSAGCLCNVGESTVISDKAASIDLTNPNIMRSNNKN; encoded by the coding sequence ATGGGGAAAAAGTTATTAATTTTTGGTATTGGGATGTTTTGTGAAACTTTGATAAGCACACTATCTGCGGAACAGCGGCGGGTTCCGGATGTTTATACAGTTGATTCAAAATATTGTAATAGAGATATGTATTGTGGGAAACCGCTAATTCCATTTGAAGAAATAGAATCATATTGCAATCCAGAAGAATATGAATTTATTACTGCTGTCGGCTATGCAAAGTTGAATCATGTAAGGCTGGAAAAGTCTTCTGTCTTGCGCAATAAAGGATACTCATCTTTGTCCTTTGTGAGTAAATACGCAAGAATATCTCCAGATATTGAAATCCCAGAAGGGTCAATAATTTTTGAAAATGTAGTGATTCATCCCTTTGTAACATTGGGAAAAGATAACATAATTTTGCCTAATAACTATATAGGGCACCATTCAACGATTGGGAATGCTTGTTATTTTGGCCCAAATGCTTGTATTTGCGGCAAGGTTCATATTGGAGACTGCTGTTTTGTTGGAGCTAATGCAACGGTAAGAGATTTTGTGACGGTAGGTTCATCATGTATTATCGGCGCTGGAAGTGTACTTATGCGGAACCTAAGCGCTGGATGTTTGTGTAATGTTGGCGAATCAACGGTTATTTCTGATAAGGCTGCGTCCATTGATTTAACGAATCCCAATATTATGAGAAGCAATAATAAAAACTAA
- a CDS encoding ATP-grasp domain-containing protein, giving the protein MKKNILILGVSGNVSQGIVMALRNNKICINIVGACVFQDSIGKYLVDKFFVSPYADAPDFIPWLIRICNEEKIDFIFSGVEENIKVISEYSDYIKRSTPAKFVVASPEQLRIGNDKYLTAQWLKAQGLNYPRYAMLDNSNELEKLMSDVAFPVIGKPTGGKGSHGVQMLESMEDLELLRKKCTGVPYVIQELLGDECDEYTVATYRTQYNVFAGMIVMQRQLKNGTTVLASTVHNEIIFAECRRISDAFNAVGPLNIQLRMHKGVPTCFELNVRFSGTVPMRDLLGFKDAFACLREYCFEDGKVEKYLEPRDGKVIRYESVMLVSS; this is encoded by the coding sequence ATGAAAAAAAATATACTTATTCTTGGCGTTTCTGGGAATGTCTCACAAGGGATTGTGATGGCTCTTCGTAATAATAAAATATGTATTAATATTGTTGGAGCATGTGTTTTCCAAGATTCTATTGGTAAATATTTAGTGGATAAATTTTTTGTATCACCTTATGCCGATGCGCCAGATTTTATCCCTTGGCTTATACGTATATGCAATGAAGAAAAAATAGACTTTATTTTTTCTGGTGTTGAGGAAAATATCAAAGTTATATCTGAATATAGCGATTATATTAAGCGTTCAACTCCGGCAAAGTTTGTTGTGGCAAGTCCAGAGCAATTACGTATTGGAAATGATAAATATTTAACCGCTCAATGGCTGAAGGCGCAGGGCCTGAATTACCCTCGTTACGCAATGCTGGATAATAGTAACGAATTGGAAAAGCTTATGTCTGATGTGGCTTTTCCTGTTATAGGAAAACCTACAGGAGGAAAAGGATCACACGGCGTACAGATGCTTGAATCTATGGAAGATCTAGAGCTATTGCGTAAAAAGTGCACTGGCGTGCCATATGTTATCCAAGAATTACTGGGTGATGAATGTGATGAATACACTGTCGCAACATATCGGACGCAATATAATGTTTTTGCAGGTATGATAGTGATGCAAAGGCAACTTAAAAATGGGACGACCGTGTTGGCCAGTACGGTGCATAATGAAATTATTTTTGCTGAATGTCGTAGGATTTCGGATGCGTTTAACGCTGTCGGCCCATTGAATATTCAATTGCGTATGCATAAAGGTGTGCCGACATGTTTTGAACTTAATGTGCGGTTTTCAGGTACGGTCCCTATGCGTGACCTTCTCGGTTTTAAGGATGCTTTTGCTTGTTTACGTGAATATTGCTTTGAAGATGGGAAAGTCGAAAAATACCTTGAACCGAGAGATGGAAAAGTTATTCGCTATGAAAGCGTGATGCTCGTCTCGTCTTGA
- a CDS encoding NAD-dependent epimerase/dehydratase family protein produces MNRVLLTGSNGFIGSAVLEHLQEAFEVIQVLRSSRRVSGAMGVIEATLGEAEFCEKILKKIECCDAIVHIAAAISFDNFDEAIVKTNCLGSMQMARLARKLGCRVFIYLSSVQVIGAPSILPLTENHPEKPLTVYHASKLFAEHALKAALGETIRVIVLRIPSPVGWGMPPDKILPTFIRQCLKNKDLMIAGNGKRVQNYLDVRDVALAVGVALKNLRAQGVYNIVSPKSYSNLELAKLCISLCKSCSNVTFSHKKDLEENNQWFFADDKQRNELKFLPKFSLEDTILQIKNRYENSYF; encoded by the coding sequence ATGAATAGAGTTTTGCTAACTGGCTCCAATGGCTTTATAGGCTCGGCAGTACTTGAGCATTTACAGGAAGCGTTTGAGGTTATCCAAGTTCTAAGAAGTAGCAGGCGCGTTTCTGGCGCTATGGGTGTCATTGAAGCCACGCTGGGCGAAGCGGAGTTTTGTGAAAAAATATTAAAAAAAATTGAATGCTGTGATGCCATCGTACACATTGCAGCGGCAATATCATTTGATAATTTTGATGAGGCTATTGTAAAAACAAATTGTTTGGGCAGCATGCAGATGGCCCGCCTTGCGCGTAAGCTGGGTTGTCGCGTTTTTATCTATCTTTCTAGTGTCCAGGTCATAGGCGCGCCGTCTATCCTGCCGCTTACGGAAAATCATCCAGAAAAACCACTGACTGTCTATCATGCATCAAAGCTTTTCGCTGAGCATGCACTCAAAGCTGCTTTGGGGGAGACAATTCGCGTCATTGTGTTGCGTATCCCCTCTCCGGTGGGCTGGGGAATGCCGCCGGATAAAATTTTACCTACCTTTATACGTCAATGCCTTAAGAATAAGGATTTAATGATTGCGGGAAACGGTAAGCGCGTGCAAAATTATCTTGACGTGCGTGACGTCGCTTTGGCTGTTGGGGTGGCTTTGAAGAATTTGCGGGCACAAGGTGTTTATAATATTGTTTCGCCGAAGAGTTACTCTAATCTTGAGTTAGCAAAATTATGTATCTCCCTCTGTAAGTCTTGTTCAAATGTTACTTTTAGTCATAAAAAAGATTTAGAAGAAAACAATCAATGGTTTTTTGCAGATGATAAGCAGCGTAATGAGTTAAAATTCTTGCCGAAATTTTCTTTAGAAGATACAATTTTACAAATAAAAAATAGATATGAAAATTCTTATTTTTAG
- a CDS encoding metallophosphoesterase family protein, with amino-acid sequence MKILIFSDVHANMDALNILYEEFSVCDLSICLGDIVGYYCQVNEVSEFLQKKKTICLLGNHDNYVLNGITRNVNERVLQGIAYARAHLTEKNLNWLATLDSSCQMSIDGRLFFCCHGSPWDPLEEYLYADNPHLANLVSLPYDAIFWGHTHRPYCREEHGKLFANPGSVGQPRHAKNKVCALLFDSKNFTLHFIEKEIVCFP; translated from the coding sequence ATGAAAATTCTTATTTTTAGTGATGTCCATGCTAATATGGACGCTTTAAATATTTTGTATGAAGAATTTTCTGTTTGTGATTTATCTATATGTCTAGGTGATATCGTTGGATACTACTGTCAGGTTAATGAAGTCTCTGAATTTTTGCAAAAGAAAAAAACTATATGTCTCCTTGGAAACCATGATAACTATGTATTGAACGGTATTACACGTAATGTAAATGAGCGTGTACTCCAAGGGATTGCATATGCCCGGGCTCATCTTACAGAAAAAAATTTGAATTGGCTTGCAACCCTTGATAGCTCATGTCAAATGTCTATAGACGGAAGATTGTTTTTTTGTTGCCATGGAAGCCCTTGGGATCCACTTGAGGAATACCTTTACGCCGATAACCCTCATTTAGCCAATCTCGTATCTTTGCCCTATGATGCCATTTTTTGGGGACATACACATCGCCCCTATTGCAGAGAAGAGCATGGTAAATTATTTGCAAATCCAGGCTCGGTGGGGCAGCCGCGCCATGCCAAAAACAAGGTGTGCGCACTGCTCTTTGATAGTAAAAATTTTACTTTACATTTTATAGAAAAAGAAATTGTGTGTTTTCCTTAA
- a CDS encoding glycosyltransferase family 2 protein — protein MKLSIAVPWYKSRESVQALYDRALIVFDSMSDFDQIEFVFVEDGGNDGTWEELIKLAHKDSRVKVARFSRNFGQHHALTACLDLSEGDWVVVMDCDMQDRPEEIPRLYAKTKEGFDMVCARRGKRQDRFWKRLSSRFFMATFNWLSGMNYDGEVGNFRILSHKMVQAYRRMGESTRNIPGQLHWLGFKTGFIDVVHGARYSGKSSYTLPKLIGLALDSIIAYSNKPLRLSIRVGVGLMVFSLCMAAWIFARKIFWGIPISGWASLMVSVWFIGGIIIGNLGIIGMYLGRIYDEVKGRPVYIIDESINISLQDSSNRRHM, from the coding sequence ATGAAATTATCAATCGCAGTCCCGTGGTATAAAAGCAGAGAATCTGTGCAGGCTCTTTATGACCGCGCTCTCATTGTATTTGACTCTATGTCTGATTTTGACCAAATAGAGTTTGTATTTGTTGAGGATGGGGGTAATGACGGGACATGGGAAGAATTGATAAAGCTTGCCCATAAAGATAGCCGCGTGAAAGTTGCGCGATTTTCACGTAATTTCGGTCAGCACCATGCTCTTACAGCTTGCCTTGATCTGAGCGAGGGGGATTGGGTAGTGGTCATGGACTGCGATATGCAGGATAGGCCGGAAGAAATTCCTCGTTTGTATGCGAAGACAAAAGAGGGCTTTGACATGGTTTGCGCACGTCGTGGCAAACGCCAGGATAGGTTTTGGAAGCGCCTGAGTTCTCGTTTCTTTATGGCTACTTTTAATTGGCTTTCGGGAATGAATTACGATGGAGAAGTGGGTAATTTTCGTATTCTCTCTCATAAAATGGTACAGGCATATCGGCGCATGGGAGAAAGCACACGTAACATTCCCGGCCAATTGCATTGGCTTGGTTTTAAAACGGGATTTATAGATGTAGTGCATGGAGCCCGTTACTCTGGCAAGAGTTCTTATACGTTGCCAAAACTTATCGGTTTGGCTTTGGATTCTATCATCGCCTATTCCAACAAGCCTCTACGCCTGTCCATCCGTGTGGGGGTGGGGCTTATGGTGTTTTCTCTGTGTATGGCGGCCTGGATATTTGCTCGAAAGATTTTCTGGGGCATCCCCATCAGCGGCTGGGCCAGCCTCATGGTGTCGGTGTGGTTTATTGGCGGTATAATTATCGGGAATTTGGGTATTATTGGTATGTATCTCGGGCGCATTTATGATGAAGTTAAGGGAAGGCCTGTTTATATTATTGATGAAAGTATCAATATATCTTTACAAGACAGCTCTAATAGAAGACATATGTAA
- a CDS encoding acyltransferase family protein, whose protein sequence is MKRGIASSETGVNAVLPGNGSFAYTLSPDKSEAPMGNEAFARKWNFGPPETALLKGVAVCMLLCHHLFFTPSDGYDDWFVAGYPFWHSLAIVCKSTVALFLLLSGFGLYRSSQRNPLNTFEFYKKRLLRLYPTYFLVWLIFVPLTLIFTDHSLAAAFGDYISLKLIANLLGIQMYFGMYGYNPTWWFMTAILTMYAFFPAFYRLAGTRWGLEILAVAAAAIDIFDVWFINAIIRQQSFAFIWGMLLAKHYWIEKSTQWPRIPLLMACATVCLIVSWIRLGFENPGHPFCGDTFLATALIILIWSTIPYGSCTFRFFALLGNHSYSIFLFHIFIIGFLLHNLVYATKNPLFILFSSLCLCLPIALILDKFEKILVQQCQKLLHMSSIRAVL, encoded by the coding sequence ATGAAGCGGGGAATAGCAAGCAGCGAGACGGGCGTCAATGCCGTATTGCCTGGCAATGGTTCTTTTGCTTATACTCTGTCGCCGGATAAAAGTGAGGCCCCAATGGGAAACGAGGCGTTCGCGCGAAAATGGAATTTTGGCCCACCCGAGACGGCACTGCTCAAAGGCGTCGCTGTCTGTATGCTGCTCTGCCACCATCTCTTTTTCACACCCAGCGATGGCTATGATGACTGGTTTGTGGCAGGATATCCTTTCTGGCATAGCCTCGCTATAGTCTGCAAATCCACTGTCGCCCTGTTTCTTCTACTTTCCGGATTTGGCCTTTACCGTTCCAGCCAACGTAATCCGCTCAATACATTTGAGTTTTATAAAAAACGGCTACTGCGTCTTTATCCGACCTATTTTTTGGTCTGGCTGATCTTTGTTCCACTGACGCTTATCTTTACAGATCACAGCTTAGCTGCGGCGTTCGGCGATTATATTTCCCTTAAGCTTATCGCCAATCTGCTTGGCATCCAAATGTATTTTGGCATGTATGGCTATAATCCCACATGGTGGTTCATGACTGCCATTCTTACTATGTACGCATTCTTCCCCGCCTTTTACCGGCTGGCCGGAACCCGCTGGGGGCTTGAAATATTGGCTGTTGCAGCGGCGGCCATAGATATATTCGACGTATGGTTTATCAACGCCATCATCCGCCAACAGTCATTTGCTTTTATTTGGGGCATGCTTCTGGCAAAGCATTACTGGATCGAAAAAAGTACACAATGGCCGCGCATTCCGTTACTAATGGCTTGTGCAACAGTTTGTCTGATCGTGAGCTGGATACGCTTGGGCTTTGAGAATCCCGGGCATCCTTTCTGCGGTGACACCTTTCTCGCGACCGCTTTGATTATACTTATATGGTCCACCATACCATATGGATCATGCACATTTCGTTTTTTTGCACTGCTGGGCAATCACTCTTATTCCATTTTTCTTTTTCACATATTTATTATCGGCTTTTTACTGCATAATCTTGTTTATGCAACAAAAAATCCGCTTTTCATTCTTTTCAGCAGCCTCTGCCTGTGCCTTCCAATTGCCTTAATTTTGGATAAATTTGAAAAAATATTGGTACAACAATGTCAAAAATTATTACATATGTCTTCTATTAGAGCTGTCTTGTAA